In the genome of Gordonia rubripertincta, one region contains:
- a CDS encoding sensor domain-containing protein, with protein MTRSSDAAVAERYRLLLELSPDAIAVHQDGLIVYVNSAALDFARLTDRDEMLGRPITDFVHPDELPHMIERIVSMGDEAGAATYPEEVVMVDAHGVSRPMEVTSVRTVWHDKPAYQVILRDITAQKAIDAALRRQAALLDHVSNAVIAVDTSMTVRSWNPAAEQLYGITAGDAVGRELGSVAGGNLDVQAAVALGGTVDQLHRRADNDRTFLAHISVTSMDDGFLIVAEPTRRPLIERLGTILAALHQAVIVVRADGGIELANPAAATMLGPQAVPGSFVHDLPLDFVDGESPIVRCLRTRTAVTDATATINTPGGERWLSCSCRPIDDDTSEAVVLVSFADITERYRERTRLAWDAVHDPLTRLYNRAGILKELESHMDALGDHDTDCVAIYYIDLDNFKLVNDSLGHAVGNEVLHTVAQRLAGATPGKGAVGRIGGDEFVLVTTHPKADTTAEIDRQIESIRAAIRPPVSVTDRSEPLTVRVSIGVATVAAGDRSTPADLLRDADIALYQARKASREPYVRFRTHHREELQRRQRIEEELRRALASDPSQLEIHYQPIVSTESGTLVALEALLRWNHPDLGAIPPAEFIPLAEQSTLIDKVGTHVLATACAEVAGAPQLRQVMLCVNASRRELTNEEFLRRLRDTCSQTGMNPRSLCLEITESALAPLESGLLNLLVDIRALGISISLDDFGTGASSLSELYRLPVGILKTAKAFVDALGENPNARTILAGIVDVAHAVGVRVIAEGVETADQAATIAAVGCDLAQGFHYGRPMPLAEILTGSPAISAMSEPPDDARPADPDQIDTDACSDVRRPASPPE; from the coding sequence ATGACCCGATCCAGCGACGCCGCGGTGGCCGAACGCTATCGTCTTCTCCTCGAACTCAGCCCGGACGCGATCGCTGTGCACCAGGACGGCCTCATCGTGTACGTGAACTCCGCCGCGCTCGACTTCGCCAGGCTCACCGATCGGGACGAGATGCTCGGCCGCCCGATCACCGATTTCGTCCACCCCGACGAACTCCCGCACATGATCGAGCGGATAGTCAGCATGGGCGACGAAGCCGGCGCGGCGACCTATCCGGAGGAAGTCGTGATGGTCGATGCCCACGGGGTGTCGCGGCCAATGGAGGTCACCTCGGTTCGCACCGTCTGGCACGACAAGCCCGCGTATCAGGTGATCTTGCGCGACATCACCGCACAGAAGGCCATCGATGCGGCGCTGCGTCGGCAGGCGGCATTGCTCGACCACGTCAGCAACGCCGTGATCGCCGTGGACACGAGCATGACGGTGCGGTCGTGGAATCCCGCGGCGGAGCAGCTGTACGGCATCACCGCCGGCGACGCCGTGGGCCGCGAGCTGGGTTCGGTCGCCGGCGGCAATCTCGACGTCCAGGCCGCCGTGGCACTGGGAGGGACCGTCGACCAGCTCCACCGCCGCGCCGACAACGACCGAACCTTCCTCGCCCACATCTCGGTGACATCTATGGACGACGGTTTCCTGATCGTCGCCGAGCCCACGCGCAGACCGCTGATCGAACGCCTGGGCACCATCCTCGCCGCCCTCCACCAGGCGGTCATCGTGGTGCGCGCGGACGGTGGGATCGAGCTCGCGAATCCCGCGGCCGCCACCATGCTCGGCCCCCAGGCAGTCCCTGGTTCCTTCGTGCACGATCTGCCGCTCGACTTCGTAGACGGCGAGTCACCGATTGTCCGCTGCCTGCGGACGAGAACTGCCGTCACCGATGCCACGGCGACGATCAACACACCCGGCGGCGAACGGTGGTTGTCGTGCAGCTGCCGGCCGATCGACGACGACACCTCGGAAGCAGTCGTACTGGTGTCCTTCGCCGACATCACCGAGCGGTACCGCGAGCGGACCCGGCTGGCGTGGGACGCGGTCCACGATCCGCTGACCCGGCTGTACAACCGGGCCGGCATCCTCAAGGAACTCGAGTCGCACATGGATGCACTCGGTGATCACGACACCGATTGCGTCGCAATTTATTACATCGATCTCGACAACTTCAAACTCGTCAACGACTCGCTCGGTCACGCCGTCGGCAACGAGGTCTTGCACACCGTCGCCCAACGCCTTGCGGGTGCGACGCCCGGGAAGGGCGCGGTGGGGCGGATCGGGGGAGACGAGTTCGTCCTGGTCACGACCCACCCGAAGGCGGACACAACGGCGGAGATCGACCGCCAGATCGAGTCGATACGCGCCGCGATCAGACCGCCGGTCAGCGTGACCGACCGCAGCGAACCCCTGACGGTGCGGGTGAGCATCGGCGTCGCCACCGTGGCCGCCGGCGACCGCTCCACCCCGGCGGACCTCCTTCGTGACGCCGACATCGCTCTGTATCAGGCGCGCAAGGCATCTCGGGAACCGTATGTCCGGTTCCGAACACATCATCGCGAGGAGCTCCAGCGCCGCCAACGGATCGAGGAGGAACTGCGGCGGGCGCTGGCCTCCGATCCTTCACAGTTGGAGATCCATTACCAGCCGATCGTCTCCACCGAGAGCGGAACACTCGTCGCGCTCGAGGCCCTCTTGCGGTGGAACCATCCCGATCTCGGTGCCATCCCGCCTGCCGAGTTCATCCCCCTGGCAGAGCAATCCACGCTCATCGACAAGGTCGGCACCCATGTCCTCGCCACGGCGTGCGCCGAGGTGGCCGGGGCACCGCAACTACGGCAGGTCATGTTGTGCGTCAATGCCTCCCGGCGCGAACTCACCAACGAGGAGTTCCTCCGCCGTCTCCGCGACACGTGTTCGCAGACCGGCATGAATCCCCGCTCCTTGTGCCTGGAGATCACCGAGAGCGCACTCGCGCCGCTGGAGAGCGGTCTGCTGAACCTGCTCGTCGACATCCGGGCTCTCGGCATCAGCATCTCGCTCGACGACTTCGGCACCGGCGCTTCCTCACTCAGCGAGCTGTACCGCCTGCCGGTCGGCATTCTGAAAACCGCCAAGGCATTCGTCGACGCCCTCGGGGAGAATCCGAACGCCCGCACGATCCTCGCCGGCATCGTCGACGTCGCCCACGCGGTGGGGGTCCGCGTGATCGCAGAGGGGGTCGAGACCGCTGACCAGGCAGCGACGATCGCGGCCGTCGGCTGCGACCTCGCGCAGGGATTTCACTACGGCCGACCGATGCCGCTCGCGGAGATCCTGACCGGGAGTCCGGCGATCTCGGCCATGTCGGAACCGCCGGACGACGCCCGACCTGCCGATCCAGATCAGATCGATACCGACGCGTGCTCGGATGTGCGCCGTCCGGCCTCGCCGCCCGAGTAG